A window of the Cannabis sativa cultivar Pink pepper isolate KNU-18-1 chromosome X, ASM2916894v1, whole genome shotgun sequence genome harbors these coding sequences:
- the LOC133032302 gene encoding uncharacterized protein LOC133032302, which produces MQLAKPPVLLKPLDGEELGIYLAVTEHAVSVVLIREENNIQHSVYYISKRLNEAEGRYPLIEKLTYCLILATRKLWPYFQAHPVREYPDQPLHKVLQKPDAFGQFLKWAVELGQYEVIFQPRTTIKGQALAHFVAECTDGSATDQLSDARISLVTPGGQYVHAADKFGFKASNNEAEYEALITGLRLAQELQVEHIEFCRNWPEELPEVLWSYRTTEKAATGQTPFAIPYGYEAMFPVELEPPSHKRLTYNQEVNHALLVESLDEVEEKRIAANLKLIAHQQKVARYFNKQVRAQKFFVGDMVLRRVFLNTKDSMAGVLGPNWEGPYQVIEVLELGAYKLGKYDEKRQLVLVTRYWNREHLRKYYE; this is translated from the exons ATGCAACTCGCAAAACCTCCTGTACTCTTAAAACCTCTTGACGGAGAAGAATTAGGAATATATTTGGCTGTCACGGAACATGCAGTAAGTGTCGTActgatcagagaagagaacaataTCCAACATTCGGTCTACTACATCAGCAAAAGACTCAATGAAGCTGAAGGCCggtatccattgatagaaaagctcACCTATTGCCTAATCCTAGCAACAAGGAAGCTATGGCCTTACTTTCAGGCTCATCCTGTTCGAGAGTACCCTGACCAACCATTGCATAAAGTATTACAAAAACCGGACGCCTTTGGACAGTTTCTCAAGTGGGCAGTGGAGTTGGGTCAATATGAAGTCATCTTTCAGCCCCGAACAACGATCAAGGGTCAGGCCTTAGCACATTTTGTGGCTGAGTGTACAG ACGGTTCGGCTACGGATCAGCTGTCTGACGCAAGAATttcccttgtcacacctgggggccAGTACGTGCACGCTGCAGACAAATTCGGATTTAAGGCATCCAACAATGAAGCTGAATATGAAGCTCTTATCACCGGACTAAGACTTGCTCAGGAATTGCAAGTCGAACACATTGAGTTCTGTA GAAACTGGCCAGAGGAACTACCTGAAGTACTATGGTCATATCGCACAACGGAGAAAGCAGCGACCGGACAGACTCCATTTGCCATACCAtatggttatgaagctatgtttCCCGTAGAACTCGAACCACCATCCCACAAAAGATTGACATACAACCAAGAAGTTAATCATGCACTCCTtgtagaatcacttgatgaagtTGAAGAAAAACGAATCGCAGCAAACTTGAAATTGatagcccatcaacaaaaagtagctcggtattttaACAAACAAGTGAGAGCACAGAAgttctttgtgggagatatggtcctgagaAGAGTATTTttgaacaccaaagacagtatgGCAGGTGTGCTCGGACCAAACTGGGAAGGGCCATATCAGGTGATCGAAGTTCTAGAATTAGGAGCATACAAActgggtaagtatgacgaaaaaaggCAACTCGTTCTAGTAACAAGGTATTGGAACCGGgaacacttaagaaaatactacgagtaa